In a single window of the Paenibacillus sp. MMS20-IR301 genome:
- a CDS encoding HAMP domain-containing sensor histidine kinase: protein MLNYKSQIHQIGNQLSFIMEHQSLKFIATQLKPREINHLVSECNTLLNRQRALDEQFTRKNQEMNSTIISLSHDIRTPLTSLDGYLQLALRAAAHQDMNQYVTLAQSRIKQIIKLVDELFLYTKLQNPEYIFELQPVDVMDVLKQSLFTFIEDFTRCGYEPELQLPEKPVMVSGDMNAVERVFANIISNYFIHGDGPLSVAYEDRQDNLCIRFTNRLKAGSRVDIDKVFTRFYKEDPSRTMHSSGLGLSIVKALAAKMNGYTKAECIEDTFSLTTAFGKTAKEHVHGR, encoded by the coding sequence TTGCTCAACTACAAAAGCCAGATTCACCAGATTGGCAATCAGCTGTCTTTTATTATGGAGCATCAATCGCTTAAGTTCATTGCTACGCAGTTAAAGCCCAGGGAAATCAATCATCTCGTTAGTGAGTGTAATACCCTCCTGAATCGGCAGAGAGCGCTTGACGAGCAGTTCACCCGGAAGAACCAGGAGATGAACTCCACCATTATCAGCCTGTCTCATGATATCAGGACACCGCTCACTTCCCTGGATGGTTATCTGCAATTAGCACTGCGGGCGGCGGCCCACCAGGACATGAACCAGTATGTAACGCTTGCCCAGTCGAGGATAAAACAGATCATCAAGCTGGTGGATGAGCTGTTCTTATATACGAAGCTGCAGAATCCGGAATATATCTTTGAACTGCAGCCTGTTGACGTTATGGATGTGCTGAAGCAGAGCCTGTTCACCTTTATTGAGGATTTCACGCGTTGCGGGTATGAGCCTGAACTTCAGCTGCCGGAAAAGCCTGTTATGGTGAGCGGGGATATGAATGCTGTAGAGCGGGTATTTGCCAATATCATCAGCAACTATTTCATTCATGGGGACGGCCCATTATCCGTTGCGTATGAAGACAGGCAAGATAATCTTTGTATACGCTTCACTAACCGGCTTAAGGCAGGCAGCAGAGTGGATATTGACAAGGTCTTTACCCGTTTCTATAAAGAAGATCCATCGCGTACAATGCATTCTTCCGGGCTGGGACTCTCCATTGTGAAGGCGCTGGCCGCAAAAATGAACGGATATACAAAGGCTGAATGTATAGAGGATACTTTTAGCCTCACCACGGCATTCGGGAAAACGGCAAAGGAGCATGTCCATGGGCGTTAA
- a CDS encoding response regulator transcription factor gives MGVNGNNRRILIIEDDPHINGIIHDGLAAAGFLCTRAYSGSEGMLNLAEQEYHLIVLDLMLPGLSGEAFMHSLRKELKSGVPVIILSAKDQLDHKLNLFTLGADDYVTKPFELEELAARIHVHIQRTAADEPVNEFRHKKLVLDTAAYSVKIHGSALNLTRQEYRIVELLVRNPTRVFTKQDLYELAWEEMYLGEDKTITVHISNIRNKIKRYDSDSYIDTIWGIGFRLSK, from the coding sequence ATGGGCGTTAACGGGAACAACCGGAGAATTCTGATTATCGAGGATGACCCGCATATTAACGGGATCATTCATGATGGACTTGCAGCTGCAGGATTTCTGTGTACCCGGGCATATTCAGGCAGTGAGGGAATGCTGAATCTGGCTGAGCAGGAGTACCACCTCATTGTACTCGATCTGATGCTGCCCGGATTGTCGGGGGAGGCGTTCATGCACAGCTTGCGCAAGGAGCTGAAGTCAGGAGTTCCGGTGATCATCCTTTCGGCCAAGGACCAGCTGGATCATAAGCTGAACCTGTTCACGCTGGGCGCTGACGATTATGTGACCAAGCCCTTTGAGCTGGAAGAACTGGCCGCTCGGATCCATGTCCATATCCAGCGGACGGCTGCCGACGAGCCGGTGAATGAATTCAGACATAAGAAGCTGGTGCTGGACACCGCTGCCTACAGTGTTAAAATTCATGGATCAGCGCTTAATCTGACCCGGCAGGAGTACAGAATTGTTGAACTGCTGGTCAGGAATCCTACCCGGGTGTTCACGAAGCAGGATCTCTATGAGCTGGCCTGGGAGGAAATGTACCTTGGCGAGGACAAAACGATAACGGTGCATATCAGCAATATCCGCAATAAAATCAAACGCTATGACAGCGATTCATACATCGACACGATCTGGGGCATCGGCTTCAGGCTGAGCAAGTGA